A window of Metabacillus sp. B2-18 contains these coding sequences:
- a CDS encoding zinc metallopeptidase, which produces MFFHPMDFLIFAALGLSIWAQFKVKSNFKKWSDVAVSSHKTGAEVARHILDQNGLYQVKVEPVRGTLTDHYDPLSRVVRLSEPVYYGHSIASVSVAAHEVGHAIQHQQSYGALVLRHKMFPVVNLTSGVAPFLLIGGFLLGQLNLIGLGIILFSFAVAFQLITLPVEFNASSRAKKLMVSEGIISNNEEHGVNKVLGAAALTYVAGALMALFELLKFVMIFVQGDEE; this is translated from the coding sequence ATGTTTTTCCACCCAATGGATTTTTTAATTTTTGCAGCATTAGGCTTATCAATATGGGCTCAATTTAAAGTAAAGAGTAATTTTAAGAAGTGGTCAGATGTGGCTGTTTCATCACATAAAACGGGTGCTGAGGTAGCGAGACATATTTTAGATCAAAATGGTCTATATCAAGTTAAGGTAGAGCCAGTTAGAGGAACGTTAACAGATCACTATGATCCACTTTCTCGAGTTGTTCGGTTATCAGAACCGGTATATTACGGACATTCAATTGCTTCAGTTTCAGTTGCTGCTCATGAGGTTGGGCATGCCATTCAGCATCAGCAATCATACGGTGCTTTAGTGCTTCGTCATAAAATGTTTCCAGTTGTAAATCTAACATCTGGTGTTGCCCCATTTTTATTAATAGGCGGATTCTTGTTAGGCCAACTTAACTTAATTGGTTTAGGAATCATTTTGTTTTCATTTGCTGTAGCGTTTCAGCTTATCACTTTACCTGTAGAGTTTAACGCAAGCTCGAGAGCAAAGAAATTAATGGTTTCGGAAGGAATTATTTCTAATAATGAAGAACATGGCGTTAATAAGGTGTTAGGTGCTGCTGCATTAACATATGTAGCTGGAGCATTAATGGCATTATTTGAATTACTAAAGTTCGTTATGATCTTTGTACAAGGTGACGAAGAATAA
- a CDS encoding MerR family transcriptional regulator codes for MLYKIGELAKEANVSKRTIDYYTQIGLLNVETISESKYRLYSEKAIEDIRFIEACKELHMSLKDIKERLELKRLDKQCDEKQKQCLKHAEILASHMKQLEQEIKELKSIFDKLNEDSQMEISNQISSQSKALLKTLHLLLQ; via the coding sequence TTGCTGTATAAAATCGGTGAATTAGCAAAGGAAGCAAATGTCTCAAAAAGAACGATTGATTATTATACTCAAATTGGTCTTTTGAATGTTGAAACCATTTCAGAATCTAAATATCGTTTATATTCAGAAAAGGCAATTGAGGATATCCGTTTTATCGAAGCGTGCAAAGAACTTCACATGAGTTTAAAAGATATAAAGGAACGTTTGGAGCTTAAGAGGCTGGATAAACAATGTGATGAAAAGCAAAAGCAGTGCTTAAAACATGCTGAAATTCTGGCTTCTCATATGAAGCAGCTGGAACAAGAAATCAAAGAACTCAAATCAATTTTTGATAAACTAAATGAAGATTCTCAAATGGAGATTTCTAATCAAATCTCTTCACAAAGCAAGGCTTTACTGAAGACATTGCATTTGCTATTACAATAG
- a CDS encoding YuzF family protein: MNYPNNQMHSHGGPEMVTLVEPYVYQTLQTLVGKFAVIQTTRDSLRGKVMDVKPDHVVVRVGDSTFFVRCQQIVSVMPD; the protein is encoded by the coding sequence ATGAATTATCCTAATAATCAAATGCATAGTCATGGTGGCCCAGAAATGGTTACTCTTGTTGAGCCTTATGTTTATCAGACATTGCAAACTCTTGTAGGTAAGTTTGCTGTAATCCAAACAACTCGTGACAGCTTAAGAGGAAAAGTAATGGATGTCAAACCAGACCACGTTGTCGTAAGAGTGGGAGATTCAACATTCTTTGTTCGATGTCAACAAATCGTGTCAGTTATGCCTGACTGA
- a CDS encoding HD domain-containing protein, with protein sequence MRRVSITDVFTHPIAQKYLNRSGVSHAITVAQYAVQLAIKHDVNPDIAAKAGLLHDIGHYEWYTNGEWDYEAYRKNDIHAIKGAERAHKLLIRLGEDRKYAKEVALAILLHTDSYLPENSIDKNTLQRIVRKADEMDEEPFGKHHYRKISYEDAIKQIERLDQDIEHFLTEYRKTV encoded by the coding sequence ATGCGACGAGTAAGTATCACCGATGTTTTTACACATCCTATAGCACAAAAATATTTGAATCGTTCCGGAGTTTCACATGCGATTACTGTTGCCCAATATGCTGTGCAGCTCGCCATTAAGCATGATGTAAATCCCGACATAGCAGCTAAGGCAGGATTGCTTCATGACATCGGACACTATGAATGGTACACAAATGGAGAATGGGACTATGAAGCATATCGAAAAAATGACATTCATGCCATTAAAGGAGCAGAACGAGCACATAAGCTTTTAATTAGACTCGGTGAAGACCGCAAATACGCTAAAGAAGTTGCTCTTGCTATTTTACTTCATACAGACTCTTATTTACCGGAAAACTCAATAGATAAAAACACATTACAACGCATTGTCCGAAAAGCGGATGAAATGGATGAGGAACCTTTTGGCAAACACCACTACAGAAAAATTAGCTACGAAGATGCCATAAAACAAATAGAACGACTTGATCAAGATATTGAGCATTTTTTGACAGAGTATCGCAAAACAGTTTAA
- a CDS encoding (S)-benzoin forming benzil reductase: MHYYIVTGASRGLGEAFVEEILQKDHTVICLSRSINSSLQQVAEQRESTIRFEACDLSDTSLVLSGIERVLSSINFKAAEKITLVNNAGTINPIKKGGHANEHAIISHVNVNLLAPMLMSEEIIKEAEKYSVHTIIVNITSGAANRPIPGWSFYCSTKAGLNMYTQTVGAEFIEAKANMTTIAFSPGIMDTEMQTTIRQAEEEHFSSLEQFKYFHEKGMLRSTSFVAKTLYNLLKGPLDNGRVLDSNIETVEAMKKEALQNSIPYLIFCGLFVLFTFAIFITFQYCYQKEERSQVGDAEVTYQVEFQSMLHTMRSIRHDFINHIQVIQGLLKIGREDRAFEYVNSLTAEVEMLELPVKVNHPALFILLQSKWVRAQNDKVDMHIHIDPHNSFKKMNSIDLIKVLSNLIDNAFDATLLGTESERFINIEARETPSTYIFKVENIGPEIPKNHLSKIFQAGFSTKPEKRGVARGDGLGIIKKVVDQYGGSIDVQSNKHSTTFKINIPIKS, encoded by the coding sequence GTGCACTATTACATCGTTACAGGGGCATCGAGAGGTTTAGGTGAAGCATTTGTAGAAGAAATACTACAAAAGGATCATACAGTTATTTGTTTATCACGATCAATAAATTCCTCTCTTCAGCAAGTAGCTGAACAAAGAGAATCTACAATACGTTTTGAAGCATGCGACTTATCTGACACATCTCTTGTTTTAAGTGGGATTGAAAGGGTGTTGTCGTCAATTAACTTTAAAGCAGCCGAAAAAATTACATTAGTAAATAATGCAGGCACTATTAATCCTATTAAAAAGGGGGGGCATGCAAATGAACATGCTATTATTTCACACGTGAATGTAAATTTGCTTGCTCCAATGTTAATGAGTGAAGAAATAATAAAAGAAGCGGAGAAATACTCAGTACATACAATTATCGTCAATATTACATCTGGAGCTGCAAATCGGCCAATTCCAGGTTGGAGTTTCTATTGTAGTACAAAAGCAGGATTAAATATGTACACTCAAACAGTTGGTGCTGAGTTTATAGAAGCAAAAGCAAATATGACAACTATTGCATTTTCACCAGGAATTATGGATACAGAAATGCAAACAACTATTAGACAAGCAGAAGAAGAACATTTTTCTTCGCTCGAACAATTCAAGTATTTTCATGAAAAAGGGATGCTTAGATCAACATCATTTGTTGCTAAAACATTATATAACTTATTGAAGGGCCCCCTAGATAATGGAAGAGTACTTGATTCCAACATCGAGACCGTAGAAGCTATGAAAAAAGAGGCGTTACAAAATAGTATCCCTTATCTTATTTTTTGTGGTCTGTTTGTTTTATTTACTTTTGCTATATTCATAACTTTTCAATATTGTTATCAAAAAGAAGAAAGATCACAAGTTGGAGATGCAGAAGTAACGTATCAGGTTGAATTTCAATCTATGTTACATACAATGCGTTCTATTCGGCATGACTTTATTAATCATATTCAAGTAATTCAGGGATTATTAAAGATCGGTAGAGAGGATCGGGCGTTTGAATATGTGAATTCTTTAACTGCAGAAGTGGAAATGCTTGAATTGCCTGTTAAAGTTAATCACCCTGCTCTTTTCATTTTGCTACAATCAAAGTGGGTAAGAGCTCAAAACGATAAGGTTGATATGCATATACATATAGATCCTCATAATAGCTTCAAAAAGATGAATTCTATTGATTTGATAAAAGTTCTTTCCAATTTAATAGATAATGCATTTGACGCAACACTGCTCGGTACAGAATCAGAAAGGTTTATCAATATAGAAGCAAGAGAAACACCTTCAACATACATATTTAAAGTGGAGAACATTGGTCCTGAAATTCCTAAAAACCACCTCAGTAAAATCTTCCAAGCAGGCTTTTCCACAAAACCTGAGAAACGGGGGGTTGCAAGAGGGGATGGATTAGGAATCATTAAAAAGGTGGTTGATCAATATGGAGGTTCGATTGATGTCCAATCGAATAAGCATTCCACTACATTTAAAATTAATATCCCAATCAAGTCTTAG
- a CDS encoding PucR family transcriptional regulator, with the protein MTGSSYDPFKYHFERLEDVAEKISEVLQCPITIEDVNHRLLAYSTHDDQTDQARISTIIGRRVPEKVINSLWKDGTIPKLLKTDEPIRVKTIDEVGLGNRIAISIWKNDEVLGFIWALEIEKHLQESDLLLLKKAAQAVKNKMLNLQVRKNKKIERNQEFFWKLLTGHISTEDEITDGLYELNLQLPPPFSVVIFKFPQELNDEAEKKLTYLLQTTQQVNILLFTIDFDELIILLSGKSDTALTDIKQFTISTLSQLHERYSYKDVTASIGGIFTDSTFIEKSYKEALAVLALKKRFPSETIDLNSFSELGFYQYLDILYEQRKQTGYIHYPLYKLKEYDKQHSTDLVRTLEVFLDHDSNVHEASKALNIHINTLNYRLKRISEIAELNLKNMNQKITIYLNLKLDRMSL; encoded by the coding sequence ATGACGGGAAGTTCTTACGATCCATTTAAATACCATTTTGAAAGATTAGAGGATGTAGCGGAAAAAATAAGTGAAGTGCTTCAATGTCCAATTACCATTGAAGATGTTAATCATAGATTATTAGCTTACAGTACACATGACGACCAAACAGATCAAGCCCGAATATCCACCATTATCGGTAGACGTGTTCCTGAAAAAGTGATTAACAGCCTTTGGAAAGATGGGACAATCCCTAAGCTATTAAAAACAGATGAACCAATTAGAGTGAAAACCATTGATGAGGTAGGTCTTGGAAATCGAATTGCCATCTCTATTTGGAAAAATGATGAAGTACTAGGATTTATATGGGCATTGGAAATAGAAAAACATCTTCAAGAATCTGATTTACTCCTATTAAAAAAAGCTGCACAAGCCGTAAAAAACAAAATGCTAAATCTTCAGGTGCGAAAAAACAAAAAAATAGAAAGAAATCAGGAATTCTTTTGGAAGCTCTTAACTGGTCATATATCAACTGAAGACGAAATTACAGATGGCCTATATGAATTAAACTTACAGCTACCACCTCCTTTTTCGGTTGTTATCTTTAAGTTCCCACAAGAGTTAAATGATGAAGCTGAAAAAAAGCTAACATACTTATTGCAAACAACTCAGCAAGTGAATATTTTGCTTTTCACAATTGATTTTGATGAGCTTATTATTTTATTATCAGGAAAAAGTGACACAGCTTTAACAGATATTAAGCAATTTACTATATCTACTCTTAGCCAACTACATGAGAGATATTCCTACAAAGACGTTACAGCGAGTATTGGAGGAATCTTTACCGATTCAACTTTTATTGAAAAAAGCTACAAAGAGGCACTTGCAGTTCTCGCATTAAAAAAGCGATTTCCAAGTGAAACAATCGACTTAAATAGTTTTTCAGAACTAGGTTTTTATCAATATTTAGATATTTTATATGAACAACGAAAACAAACCGGTTATATTCATTACCCTCTCTATAAATTAAAGGAATACGACAAACAGCATAGTACAGACCTTGTTCGAACACTTGAAGTGTTTCTTGATCACGACAGTAATGTTCATGAAGCTTCCAAAGCATTGAATATTCATATCAACACATTGAACTATCGATTAAAAAGAATTTCCGAAATAGCTGAACTAAACTTAAAAAACATGAATCAAAAAATTACAATTTACTTAAATTTAAAGCTTGATCGAATGTCTTTGTGA
- the ald gene encoding alanine dehydrogenase: MIIGVPKEIKNNENRVALTPGGVTQLVASGHRVLIENNAGVGSGFENEDYVFAGAQIVEEAAKVWADAEMVMKVKEPLPSEYAYFRKGLVLFTYLHLAAEPELAQALKKSEVTAIAYETVTVNRTLPLLTPMSEVAGRMAAQIGAQFLEKPKGGKGILLAGVPGVSRGKVTIIGGGVVGTNAAKMAIGLGADVTIIDLSAERLRQLDDIFGTQIKTLMSNPMNIATAVAEADLLICAVLIPGAKAPTLVTEEMVEAMKPGSVIVDVAIDQGGIVETVDHITTHDNPTYEKHGVLHYAVANMPGAVPRTSTIALTNVTVPYALQIANKGAYRAISENPALQEGVNVIAGEITYKAVAQDLGYTYKTVEEVLEKAHLMN; encoded by the coding sequence ATGATTATTGGTGTACCGAAAGAAATTAAAAACAATGAAAACCGAGTAGCTTTAACTCCAGGTGGTGTTACACAGCTTGTTGCTTCTGGCCACCGTGTGTTAATTGAAAACAATGCAGGTGTAGGTAGTGGATTTGAAAATGAGGACTATGTCTTCGCTGGAGCACAAATCGTAGAAGAAGCTGCAAAAGTATGGGCAGATGCTGAAATGGTGATGAAAGTAAAAGAACCTCTTCCTTCTGAATATGCTTACTTTAGAAAAGGTTTAGTTTTATTCACTTATCTACACTTAGCTGCTGAGCCTGAATTAGCTCAAGCATTAAAGAAAAGTGAAGTAACGGCTATTGCTTATGAAACAGTAACTGTTAACCGCACACTTCCTTTGCTAACTCCAATGAGTGAAGTAGCCGGACGTATGGCTGCACAAATCGGTGCCCAATTTCTTGAAAAACCTAAAGGTGGTAAGGGAATCTTACTAGCTGGTGTTCCTGGAGTAAGCCGTGGAAAGGTAACAATCATTGGTGGTGGAGTTGTTGGAACAAACGCTGCAAAAATGGCAATTGGCCTAGGAGCCGATGTGACAATTATTGATTTAAGTGCTGAACGCTTACGTCAATTAGATGATATTTTTGGAACACAAATTAAAACATTGATGTCGAACCCAATGAACATCGCAACTGCTGTTGCAGAAGCTGATCTGTTAATCTGTGCTGTATTAATTCCAGGAGCAAAAGCACCAACACTTGTAACAGAAGAAATGGTAGAAGCAATGAAGCCTGGTTCTGTGATCGTTGATGTTGCGATTGATCAGGGTGGTATTGTTGAAACAGTTGACCATATTACAACTCATGACAACCCAACGTACGAAAAACACGGAGTTTTACATTATGCAGTTGCTAATATGCCAGGGGCTGTTCCACGTACATCAACCATTGCATTAACAAATGTAACAGTTCCTTATGCCTTGCAAATTGCAAATAAAGGTGCATATCGAGCTATTAGTGAAAACCCTGCTCTTCAAGAAGGTGTGAATGTAATTGCTGGAGAAATCACTTATAAAGCGGTAGCTCAAGATCTAGGTTACACATACAAAACAGTTGAAGAAGTATTAGAAAAAGCTCATTTAATGAACTAA
- a CDS encoding YjfB family protein produces MDIAALSIGLSQASLGQNVSIALAKKVMETSQQSSEQLLKVMQAPHPTHGNVIDVKG; encoded by the coding sequence TTGGATATTGCAGCATTATCAATTGGATTGAGCCAAGCATCCTTAGGTCAAAATGTTAGTATTGCCTTAGCAAAGAAAGTAATGGAAACTTCACAGCAAAGTAGCGAGCAGTTATTAAAGGTTATGCAAGCTCCACACCCAACTCATGGCAATGTGATTGATGTAAAAGGATAA